The following nucleotide sequence is from Burkholderia gladioli.
GACGATCCCGGTCGGCAACCTGCCGCACGGCATCTGGCCGTCGGGCGACGGCACGCGCGTGTATGTGGGCCTCGAGAATGCCGATGCGCTGGCGGCGATCGACACGGCGAGCAATCGCGTGATCGCGACGGTGCCGATCGGCCAGGCGCCGCAGGCGGTGGCCTATGTGCCCGACGCGGTGCCCGAGGGCGACGGCCGCGCCAATACGCAGCCGCTCGGCGTCTCGGGCGAGGCCGCGCACCTGGCGCTGGTGCCGGTGGGCGGCGCGGCGGCGGCCGGCACCGCGCCCACCAGCGTGGCCCTGTTCGACCAGGGGCTGCTGCAGGTGCTGCAGGCCTCGGCCACCGGCCTGCAGCCCAAGCATCCCTATGTGCTGGGCCTGGCCGGCGCGCCCGACGGCAGCGGCGCGATCGAGCCGCTCGCCAGCTTCATGACCAACCCGGCCGGCTCGGCGATCGTCAATGCGCTCGGGCAGATCCGGCGCGAGGTGGCGCCCGGCACGGACGCGGCGAACGGCACGCCGGATCGGCGGCGCTACCTGGTGATCGCGCCGCAGGTCGATGGCAAGCCGGGCGCGCCGGTGCAGGTGCAGGCGCTGTAGCGGGGAAACGGTAGCGGGAGACGAGGGAGGGCGGGGCGGAGGATCGCCCCGCGAGGATGGGCGGCGCGGGCCGCCTGGTGCTGACCGGCTGGTTCCAGCCGGCCCGGGCGGGCCGGCCGCGCGCCTTCGCGCCGTGGCGAATTCAGTGCTGCGACAGGCGCTTGGCCAGGTCGGCGCACATCAGGCTCAGGCGCACCGGCTTTTCGTAGCAGACCACGTCGAAGGTGCGCATCGCGTCGCCGATCTCGGCTTCGCTGGCCTGGCCCGACAGCAGCGCGTCGGTCAGCACGAAGATCGGCGCGCTGGGGTTGTCCGAGGCGCGCACCGAGCGGATCACCGGCGTGGCCGAGCGGCCCTCGAACAGCCATTCGGTCAGCACCGCGTCGAAGGCCTGGCTCTGCAGCGCGTCGAGGAAGGCCGGCAGGCGCTCGAAATGCGCGGTCGCGAAACCCTGCTCGTCGAGATAGCGGCATACCGACTCGGCGCTGACGCGATCGCCGTCCACCACCGCCACCAGCATCCGGTCGCTCTCGGCGCGGCGCGGGTAGATCTCGATCTTGTGGACGTCGTAGGCGCTCTGGTAGAGCACGCCGGTGTGGCGCAGCACGCGCCAGCGGCCCTGGTGCTCGTAGGCGACGAACTCGGGGCGCGCGCCCGGCTCGAGCTGCGCGCCGATCCATACCGTGCAGGGAATCTCGCTCACGCCGGCGAACAGCACCGCGTCGTGCGCGCTCGCGCCCACCATGCCGGGGTCGAGCGATTGCGCGCTGAACAGTTGCGCGGCGGGCTCGCCATAGGCTTCGGCGACCTTGCGGATCTGGGAGAGGGTCCAGGGGCTGCTGCCGCGCAGCTTGCGATGCCCTTGGGAGAAACTGAGATCGAGAATCCGGCACAGCTCGGTGGTCTGCTGCCGTTTGCCGATGCCGTTGCGGCTCATCAGCTCGCGCACGCGTTCGGCGACGGCTAGGGAGTCCGTGGTCACTGCTTCGTTGGCCATGCTGCGGGTGCGATCGGGTCGAGAAAGTCGCTTTACGACGTGTGGTTCATGTCGGACGAAGCCGTCTGTACTAGAGCGAGCCGACCGGCCACGCACGCAAACGTTAACTTTACCGCAAATCAGAAATGGCTCCGCCGACATTTACACTGGTGGATGTGAAAGCTGTAACCAAACATTGCGAAAACTCGCGCCGGGCACGGCTTGTGGCTCGACCGGGCGGGGCTCGCGAAAGCCCGGCGAACGTCCTCGGTTACCCACCTCCGGCGGTGCGCGGCCGATCGTGGGCGGCGGGTTTCAGCCTGGTCGTGGCGGTTCGTCGGTCTTGTCCCTGGCCCGTGGTCATGCCGATCCGGCGCGAGACGGCACGCGGCTTCAAGCGCATTCGCGAAAAATCCCGTAGCCGCGCCCGGTAGAATGGCCGGTTTCCTCCCACTCGATCGATTCGCAGCACGCCGCGCATGACCACCACCTATCCGCTTCACGGCGCCTTCTCGCGCCCCGACGACACTTTTCCCGAACAGGCCGACGTGGTGATCGTCGGCGCCGGCATCATGGGCTGCGCGGCCGCCTACTACCTGTCGCGACGCGGGCTCAAGGCGGTGGTGTTCGACAAGTCGCGGGTGGCTGGGCAGCAATCGACGCGCGCCTGGGGCTTCGTGCGCCAGCAGGGCCGCGAAGCGGCCGAGGTGCCGCTGATGATGGCCGGCATGCGGATCTGGGAAGGCCTTGAGCGGGAGCTCGGCACCGATCTCGAATGGCGCCAGGGCGGCTGCCTCTACCTGGCCGACCAGGAGGACGACTGGGCCGCCTACCAGGACTGGCTCGAAGTGGCGCGCCAGCACGGGCTCGACACGCGCACGCTGTCGCGCGACGAGGTCGGCCGGCACGTGAAGGGGCTGGCCGCGCCGGTGCTGGGCGGGCTCTACACCGCCAGCGACGGCCAGGCCGAACCGCGCCGGGTGGCGCCCGCCTTCGCGGCGCGCGCGATCGAGGGCGGCGCGCGCTTCTTCGACGGCTGCGGCGTGACGGCGATCGAGACCGCCAACGGCGCGGTGACGGGCGTGCTCACCGAGCGCGGCCGGGTGAGGAGCGCGCGGGTGATCTGCGCGGCCGGCGCGACCAGCTTCCGCCTGCTCGACGGCATCGGCATCCGCCTGCCGCAGCAGACCGTGCGCGGCACCTGCATCCGCACCAACGCGCTGCCGGCCGTCTCGGCCGCCACCATCTGGGGCCACGGGCTCGGCATCCGCCAGCGCGCCGACGGCGCGATCAATCTCGCCGACGACATGACGGTCGATCTCGACTTTAGCTTCGGCCATCTGCGCGGCCTGTCGCTCTACCTGCCGGAATTCTGGAAGCACCGCGAGAAGTTCCGGGTGCGCGTGAACGGCGCGCTGCTGGCCGACCTGAAGCGCCGCCTGGCGGGCGGCCACGACGCGATCGAGCCGCGCGAGCCGCTGCCGCGGCCGAACCCGGCGCAGGGCCCGCGCGCGCTGGCGCGGCTCAAGCGCATCTTCCCGGCGCTGGCGGCCGCGCAGGCGGTCGAGAGCTGGGCCGGCCTGATCGACGTGCTGCCCGATGGGATCCCGGTGATCGACGCGCCCGAGGATGTGCGGGGCCTGGCGATCGCCACCGGCTTCTGCGGCCACGGTTTCGCGATGGGGCCGATCGTCGGGCGGCTGCTGGCCGAGCTGGTCGACAGCGGCCAGCCCTCGCTGGCGCTCGGCGAATTCCGCGCGCGCCGCTTCGTCGACGGCACCATGAAACGGCCGCGCAGCATGCTCTGAGGGCAAGCGCGGGCCAGCGCGGCGCTTGGCAAGCGGGGCGCTTCTCGGCATGATGCAGGGCTGTCCTGCCGCGCCGTGCCAGCGCGCGGACGAGACCCCAGAAGGAGCGCAGCGAACGCTGCTACGATGAACCACCCGCGCCGTTTCACCCCGCCGGCATCCCTGTCCGGGCAGGCTCCGCATCGGGCGCCGGCCGCGCCGCGCCGCGCGCATCCCCGGGTCGCCCGGGGGGGCTGGGCCGCGCTCTGGCTGCTGGCCGTCCTGCCGGCCGCGCATGCCGCGCACGCCGACGGCGTGGACCTCGCTGCCGCCCGTTTCCAATCCCTGCTGAGCTGCCAGCCCGGCGCGCGTTCGCCCTTGCCGGCCGAGCGCGCCGCCTGGCGCGAGGCGGGCTTGTCGATCACCGGCTACGCGCACGACGGCGGGGTGCTGATCGACGATCGCCGCGAGGATCCGGCCGACCGCTGGGAGGAGATGCGGGTGCGCTTTCCGCGCCCGGTGACGATCGAGGGCAACCCCGTCAGCGTGGTCCATCTGGCGCGCCAGCAAAGCGGCGATACCGACGCCGATCTCGACCTGAGCATCTACGCCGAAACCAGCGGCGACGTCGCCGCCTTCGCCGCGGCGCGCCGGCTCGCGGCGCTGCCCTCGGCGGTGCCGGCCGGCCTCGATATCTCGAATAACCAGGAAGACGGCCATGTCGCCGGCTTCCACGCCGGCTACCTGCGCTGGAGCGCGCCGCTCTCGAAGCGCCAGGCCGACGCGCTGGCCGAGCCGGGCAGCACCTACCTGCCGGGCGCGCACCGGCTGCCGGCGGTGCGCTTCGCCGGCGCCATGGCCGCCGAGCCGGGCCGTTTCGCGTTCGGCTGCGTGGTCTTCGGCCCCGACGTCACGCCGATCGACGGCATGTAAGTCCGCCGCCGATCGCGGGCCGCGCCGGCGACGGGATGCGGTGCGCCCCGCCTGGGCGAGCACGCGGCTTGCTCGCCGCGCGACCGGCGCGATCCTGCCCCGTTGCGGGCCGGCTCCCGGGGGCCGGGGCATGAACCGCGAGCAAGCCGCAAGGGCAGGCTCCGGCGCTCGATCCGCCATCGATCCCGGGGCCTTGCGCGAGCCGCCATCGGGCGCCGCGAGCCACTGCGAACGAGACGCGGATTCAGACGCAAAACACGACGAAAAACCAACAAACTTCACGTTCCCGCCCCTTTCTCCTTACGCCTGCGTGACAAGTTGAAAAACATCGTGTCGCACTCGCCAAATCCCGCCCGAAACTCGTTACCATTCAGCGTTTTTTGAAATATCCGGTAAACATGAAAGTTCGGAATGCGAGTCTCTGGGCGCCCGCGGGGATGCGGCGCTGGGCATACGCGGCGGGGGCCCTGGTGCTTGCGCTGGCGGTGCGGCTCGCCCTGCATCCGCTGCTTGGGCCGGTGATGCCCGGCACCGCCTTCGCGATCGCGGCGGTGCTGGTCGAATACTATCTGGGCCTCGCGCCCGCGCTCACCGTGATGCTGCTCGGCCTGGTGATCGCCGACTTCCTGTTCGTGCCGCCCTATGGCTCGCTCGACAACTTCCTGGTGATCGAGCGCGGCGACGTGGTGCTGCTGATCTCCTATCCGCTGGTGACCCTGCTGGTGATCGTGCTGGTCGAGCGCCTGCGCCGCGCGCAGTATCGCGCCGGGCTGGTCACCGCGGTGGCGCAGTCGCGCTACGAGATGCTGCTGCGCCAGGACAACGAGCGCGCGCTGGCGCGCCGCGCCGTCGACGAAACGCATCGGCTGCTGCGCTATCTCGCGCAGTACCAGCAGGCGCTGATTCTGATCAAGGCGCTCGAGCGAGACGCCGTGCAACGCGCCCAGGTCGGCCAGAGCGTCGACGCGCCGCTGCCCTTCGACGGCGAGGTCGCCCCCGGCCCGCTGCATGCCGAGCTCCATCCCGACGATATCCAGCGCGTCACGCATGCGCTGTCGGCGGGCAGCCACCGCGTGCGGATCCGCTCGGCCGCGCTGGGCGGCGATTTCCGCCTGGCGCCCTGCATCTGCGAGCGCTTCACCACGCATGCCGGCGACTTTCTGGTGCTGCGCACCGAGGAGGCCTGAGATGGGCGCGAGCGACAGCGGCCTGACCCGGGCGACGGCCAAACCCTCCGCCGCCGCGCCGATCTTCGCCGAGGGCGACGGCCACGCGGTGCTGCTGCTGCACGGCCTGTCCAGTTCCCCGCTCGAGTTGCGCTATCTCGCGCGCTACCTGCAGGACGAGGGCTTCACGATCTGCGCGCCGGTGATCGAGGGCTACAGCGCCGGCTCGGCCGAGCTGCCGATGGAGCGCTGGATCGAGGGCGCGGTACGCGAATACGATGCGCTGGCCGCGCGCTACGAACGCGTCTCGGTGGTCGGGCTGTCGATCGGCGGGGCGCTGGCGCTGCGGCTGATCCAGGAGCGCCCCGACGCGCAGGCGCTGGCCCTGCTGTCGCTGACGCTGACCTACAACGGCTGGGCGATCCCCTGGTACCGCTTCATCCTCGACCTGGCCTACTACACGCCGCTGCGGCACCGCTATCGCTATCGCGAGGCCGAGCCCTTCGGGCTGCGCAACGAGGCGCTGCGCGCCAAGATCGCGCGCGCCATGGAGCGCGACGCGTTCAGCGAGGTCGGCCCGTCCGAGATCTCGCTGCCGGCGCTGCACCAGGCGAACCGGCTGGCGCGGCTGGCGCGCCGGCAGCTCGGCGAGATCGAGAACGACACCCTGGTGATCCACTCGATCGACGACGAGACCTCCAGCCCGCGCAACCCGAACACCATCATCGAGCGGATCGGCGCGAGCTTCCTGCGCACCATCTGGCTCGACGATTCGTATCACATGATCACTTCCGACAACGAACGGGAAATCGTCGCGCGCGAGACCGCGCTGTTCCTGCGCGAGAGCGAGATTGCGCACGGCGCCGGCGCGGGGGCGCCGCCGGTCGTGTCGAAAGCGCTCGCGAGGCGGCTGCGCCAGCTCGCGGCGGTGGCCCGCAAGACCAAATGAAGCCAGTCCTTTCCCGCTCCGTGCCGGGCGCCGCGAGCCGCGCCGCTACCATCACCCTGGCCGCCGCGCTCGCCTGCGCGGCGCCGCTCGCCCAGGCCGATACCGATGCCGAATCCGGCAGCGGCGCTGCGGCCGTCGCCGGCTCCGCAGCGAGCGGCGCCTCGCCCTGGAAGATCACGATCGGCCCGGGCGTCTACGTGGCGCCGCAGTATCCGGGCTCGCGCCACCTGAAGGCCTATCCGTTCCCGGCGCTCGACATCTCCTACCGCGACCGCTTCTTCTCGCAGGGCCCCGACGTGCTGGGCTGGAACGTGCTGTCCAGCGGCGACACCTACCACCTCGGCATGGCCGTCAGCTTCGATTTCCAGTCGCGCGACGCGAAGGACGACGCGCGCCTGCGCGGGCTGCCCGACGTGCACGACGGCCCCAAGCTCAAGCTGTTCGCCGACTACACGATCTGGGCCTTCACCGGCGCGCTGGCCGTCTATCGCGACGTGCTCGGCTACGGGCAGGGCACCACCGCCAGTGCCGATCTCTATGCCTCGCTGCCGCTCAATGGCTGGCTGTTCTCGATCGGGCCGGGCCTGACCTGGGCCAACGGCGCCTACACGCGCACCCTGTTCGGCATCTCGCCGGCCGAGAGCGCGGCCTCCGGCCTGCCGTCCTACGGCACCGGCTCGGGCGTGCGCGACGTGCACCTGAACTTCTACATGACGCACGATTTCTCGCGTCACTGGGTCGGCACCCTCAATTCGACGCTCGGGCGCCTGCAGCGCTTCGCGGCCTCCAGCCCGATCACCGAGCGCCGCACCGAGTGGACCACCTTCGCCTCGCTCGGCTACCGGTTCTGAGGCGGCGCGCGCCGCGCCCGGCAGGCGCGGCGATTCGCCGGTAGCATGTGGCCCTGGCGGCAGCGCGTCCGCCATCCCCGGCCACCACCTGATCCCCGCGATGAACGACTCCCTTTCCCTTGGCCGCCTGCTCGCGCAGGCGAACGCGAACCACCAGCCGATCGAGGCGCTGCCCGCGGCCCTGCAGCCGGCCGATGCCGATGCCGCCTACGCGGCGCAGCACGAGCTGATCGCCGCGCTCGGCGGCGGGATCGGCGGCTGGAAGGTCGGCGCCAAGTCGCCCGATGCGCCGCCCGCGGCCGCGCCGCTGCCGGCGCATGGCGTGATGCATGGCGATACCGCCGTCTATACCGCCGACGCGCGGCGGCCCTTCGGGCTCGAACTCGAGATCGCGTTCCGCCTGGGCCGCGTGTTCGAGCCGAGCGAGACCGCCTATGGCGAGGCCGAGGTGGCGGCGGCGATTGCCTCGGTGGGCGCGACCATCGAGGTGGTGGCGAGCCGCTTCGCCCGGTTTCCCGACGTCGAGCGCCTCGCCCAGCTCGCCGACCTGCTCAACCACGCCGCGCTCGCGGCCGGCGAATTCGTTCCGTATCGCGAGGACCTGCCGTTCCTCGCGCCCTCGCTGTCCTTCACCTTCAACGGCCAATCGCTGTTCTCGGGCACGCCGGGCAACCCGGTGGGCGACCCGCGCCGGCTGCTGGCCTGGCTGGTCAATCACGCGACCGTCGCGCGGCGCGTGGCGCTCACGCCGGACCAGGTGATCACGGCCGGCACCTATGTCGGCCTGGTGCAGGTGGCCGGCAGCGGCGTGGCGGTCGGCCAGATCGCCGGCCTGCCGCCCGTGACGCTGACGATTGCCTGAACGCCGTTTGACCACCGCCTGAACGCGCCCCGATCTCGCCCGGGTTCGCGTTGTCGAGCGCCGGCGGCGCTCCCGCCCGGCGCTGCCGGCGATCCAGCCGGGGCAGGGCGGGACGACCGTGTCCAGCCGCTATCGCATCGCCTCGATAAGCATTGCAGCAATCGGGATTTGGCTTGCGGGCCGCCTTGATTACCATCGGCGCTCCGGCCGCGCGCCCTGGCTCGCGGCCGCCGATCAACCGCACTGCGCGAACCCCGGACACCTGACGATGCGACACGGCCACCCGATCCCCCCCAACCACGACAGCACGGCGGACCTGCCGGACGACGGCGCGCGCCGCCGCGACTGGCTCAAGGCGGCGGCCGCCGCCGCGCTCGCGCTGGCACGCCCGGCGGGGCTGGCCGGCGCCGGCCTGGCGGCGCTCGGCGCGAGCGGCGCGGCGCTCGCGGCCGGCGAGACCACGCTGCGGATCGGCTACCAGAAGTACGGCAATTTCGTGGTGCTGAAGGCGCGCGGCACGCTCGAGAAGCGGCTCGCGCCGCTCGGCGTGACGGTGCGCTGGATCGAGTTCCCGGGTGGCCCGCAGTTGCTGGAAGGGCTGGCGGCCGGCGCCGTCGATATCGGCACGGTCGGCGAGACGCCGCCGATCTTCGCGCAGGCCGGCAAGGTGGACTTCGTCTATATCGGCGCCGAGCCGCCCGCGCCGAAAGGCGAGGCGATCGTGGTGCCGCACGATTCGCCGATCCGCTCGGTGGCCGAGCTGCGCGGCAAGAAGGTGGCGCTCAATCGCGGCTCGAACGTCCACTACCTGCTGGTCAAGGCCCTGCAGGAGGCGAAGCTCGACTATCGCGAGATCCAGCCCGTCTACCTGGCCCCGGCCGACGGGCGCGCGGCCTTCGAGCAGCGCGCCATCGACGCCTGGGTGATCTGGGACCCTTACCTGGCCGCGGTCGAGCGCCAGACCGGCGCGCGCACGCTGCGCAACGGCGAGGGCATCGTCAGGAACACGCAGTACTACCTGGCGAGCCGTGCCTTCGCCGGTGCGCATCCCGAGCTGGTGCGCGCGGTGCTGGCCGAGATCGACGCCACCGACGCCTGGGCACGCGAGCACGTGCCCGAGGTGGCCGCCCAACTCTCGCCGCTGGTCGGGCTCGATGCGCCGACGCTGGAACTCGCGCTGGGGCGGGCCACGTACCACGTCGAGCCGGTCGGCGACGCGACGCTGGCCTACCAGCAACAGATCGCCGATGCCTTCACGGCGCTGAAGCTGATTCCGGGCAAGCTCGACGTCACGCAGGCGCGCTGGGCGGGGCACTGAAGCGAACCGGGCCGCCCCTTGACGGGTGGCGGCCCGGCATGCGGCCGCGCCGTCTCAGGCGCTCAAGCTCCCACCGCCACAGCGCGACGCGCCGCGAAATCCCAGCGCAGCGCCTGCCGCGTGTCGACGCGCGCCGGCAGCAGGCCCGCCTTCAGGAAGGTATCGGCGATCTTCTGCTGCTCGTCGAAGTGGGCGGCGGTCACGGCGCGCACCGCGTAGCTGCGCCGCGCGTTGGCGCGCTCGATGGTGGCCGCGTCGAGCCCCCAGATCGGCGCCAGCACGGCCGCGCCCTGGTCCGGATGCGCGCGCAACCAGTCGCCGGCCTGCACCAGCGCGTCGAACACCGCCTGCAGCACCGCCGGATGCGCGGCCGCGTAGTCGCTGGCCGCGAGGTAGTAGCGCTGGTACGAGGCCAGCCCCGTGCCGTCGGCCAGCACCTTCACCTCGGGGCGGCGATCGACCGAGGCCACGTAGGGGTCCCAGGTGATCCAGGCGCCGACGCTGCCGCGCTCGAAGGCGGCGCGCCCGTCGGCGGGCGTCAGGTAGTGCACCGAGACGTCGGCGGGTGCCAGGCCCGCCTTGGCCAGCGCGGCGAGCAGCAGGTAGTGGCTGCCGGCCGCCTTGGTGGTCGCGATGTCCTTGCCCTTCAGGGCGGCCAGCGTGTTGATGCCGCTTTCGCGCTTGACCAGGATCGCCTGCGCCGAGGGCGACGGCGCTTCCTGGGCCAGGTAGACGAAGCGGGCCTGCGCGGCCTGGGCGAACACCGGCACGGTATCGGCCACGTCGGCGCTGAAGTCGACGGCGCCGACGTTGAGCGCCTCGGTCAAGGGCAGGCCGCTGGCGAACTCGTGCCATTCGACGCGCGTGTTCAGCGGCGCGAGCGCCTTTTCCAGCGTGCCGCGCGCCTTGAGCAGCGTGATCAGCGTCGAGGATTTCTGGTAGCCGATGCGCAGCACGCCTGGCGCGCCCTGCGCCCGCGCGAGCGGGCCGGCGGCGGCCAGCGTCAGGGCCAGCAGGGAACGGGAGAAGGCGCGGCGCGTGAGTCGGGACATGAAGCGGATTCCTGGAGACGGGAGACGGTGGGCAATCCGCTAACGTACCGGTTTTGCCTGCTGCAGCGAACCGATCATTTCAGCTATCGATTTGAGCGCCAGGACTATCTCGCGCGGCGTTGCGCGGCGCGAGCGCCGGCGCTTCAGATATCGACCTGGAAGGCCTTCCAGCGATGCATGCGCTCGCGCAGGTCGAACACCTCGCCGTCGGCGGCGAAGGTGCCGTCGCCGCGATGGTGGAGCACGCGACGCTCCTCGCGCGCGTCGTTGACGGCGGCGGCCACCGCGCGCAGCACGAACAGGTCGTGGCGCTCGGCCAGCGTGTCGTCCTCGATCACGCATTCGATGTTGTAGAGGCAGTCGGCCAGGCGCGGCGCCGCCACCTGCTTCGAGGGCGCGGTGGCCAGGCCGAAGCGTTCGAACTTGTCGAGCTCGGCGCCGCTGCAGTTGCCGATCTCCACCAGGGTGGCGGCCCAGTCGGCGCCCGGCACCGCCAGCACGCATTCGCCGGTTTCGCGCAGCGCCGCGTGGCTGTGGTCCCAGGGGC
It contains:
- a CDS encoding helix-turn-helix domain-containing protein; this encodes MANEAVTTDSLAVAERVRELMSRNGIGKRQQTTELCRILDLSFSQGHRKLRGSSPWTLSQIRKVAEAYGEPAAQLFSAQSLDPGMVGASAHDAVLFAGVSEIPCTVWIGAQLEPGARPEFVAYEHQGRWRVLRHTGVLYQSAYDVHKIEIYPRRAESDRMLVAVVDGDRVSAESVCRYLDEQGFATAHFERLPAFLDALQSQAFDAVLTEWLFEGRSATPVIRSVRASDNPSAPIFVLTDALLSGQASEAEIGDAMRTFDVVCYEKPVRLSLMCADLAKRLSQH
- a CDS encoding aliphatic sulfonate ABC transporter substrate-binding protein — translated: MSRLTRRAFSRSLLALTLAAAGPLARAQGAPGVLRIGYQKSSTLITLLKARGTLEKALAPLNTRVEWHEFASGLPLTEALNVGAVDFSADVADTVPVFAQAAQARFVYLAQEAPSPSAQAILVKRESGINTLAALKGKDIATTKAAGSHYLLLAALAKAGLAPADVSVHYLTPADGRAAFERGSVGAWITWDPYVASVDRRPEVKVLADGTGLASYQRYYLAASDYAAAHPAVLQAVFDALVQAGDWLRAHPDQGAAVLAPIWGLDAATIERANARRSYAVRAVTAAHFDEQQKIADTFLKAGLLPARVDTRQALRWDFAARRAVAVGA
- a CDS encoding flavin reductase family protein, which encodes MRKPALRDIDPSKTYRLLESGPVVLVVTHDGRRANVMTMGFHMVMRHSPPLVGAIIGPWDHSHAALRETGECVLAVPGADWAATLVEIGNCSGAELDKFERFGLATAPSKQVAAPRLADCLYNIECVIEDDTLAERHDLFVLRAVAAAVNDAREERRVLHHRGDGTFAADGEVFDLRERMHRWKAFQVDI
- a CDS encoding 2-keto-4-pentenoate hydratase gives rise to the protein MNDSLSLGRLLAQANANHQPIEALPAALQPADADAAYAAQHELIAALGGGIGGWKVGAKSPDAPPAAAPLPAHGVMHGDTAVYTADARRPFGLELEIAFRLGRVFEPSETAYGEAEVAAAIASVGATIEVVASRFARFPDVERLAQLADLLNHAALAAGEFVPYREDLPFLAPSLSFTFNGQSLFSGTPGNPVGDPRRLLAWLVNHATVARRVALTPDQVITAGTYVGLVQVAGSGVAVGQIAGLPPVTLTIA
- a CDS encoding NAD(P)/FAD-dependent oxidoreductase; this encodes MTTTYPLHGAFSRPDDTFPEQADVVIVGAGIMGCAAAYYLSRRGLKAVVFDKSRVAGQQSTRAWGFVRQQGREAAEVPLMMAGMRIWEGLERELGTDLEWRQGGCLYLADQEDDWAAYQDWLEVARQHGLDTRTLSRDEVGRHVKGLAAPVLGGLYTASDGQAEPRRVAPAFAARAIEGGARFFDGCGVTAIETANGAVTGVLTERGRVRSARVICAAGATSFRLLDGIGIRLPQQTVRGTCIRTNALPAVSAATIWGHGLGIRQRADGAINLADDMTVDLDFSFGHLRGLSLYLPEFWKHREKFRVRVNGALLADLKRRLAGGHDAIEPREPLPRPNPAQGPRALARLKRIFPALAAAQAVESWAGLIDVLPDGIPVIDAPEDVRGLAIATGFCGHGFAMGPIVGRLLAELVDSGQPSLALGEFRARRFVDGTMKRPRSML
- a CDS encoding MipA/OmpV family protein, encoding MKPVLSRSVPGAASRAATITLAAALACAAPLAQADTDAESGSGAAAVAGSAASGASPWKITIGPGVYVAPQYPGSRHLKAYPFPALDISYRDRFFSQGPDVLGWNVLSSGDTYHLGMAVSFDFQSRDAKDDARLRGLPDVHDGPKLKLFADYTIWAFTGALAVYRDVLGYGQGTTASADLYASLPLNGWLFSIGPGLTWANGAYTRTLFGISPAESAASGLPSYGTGSGVRDVHLNFYMTHDFSRHWVGTLNSTLGRLQRFAASSPITERRTEWTTFASLGYRF
- a CDS encoding alpha/beta hydrolase, which produces MGASDSGLTRATAKPSAAAPIFAEGDGHAVLLLHGLSSSPLELRYLARYLQDEGFTICAPVIEGYSAGSAELPMERWIEGAVREYDALAARYERVSVVGLSIGGALALRLIQERPDAQALALLSLTLTYNGWAIPWYRFILDLAYYTPLRHRYRYREAEPFGLRNEALRAKIARAMERDAFSEVGPSEISLPALHQANRLARLARRQLGEIENDTLVIHSIDDETSSPRNPNTIIERIGASFLRTIWLDDSYHMITSDNEREIVARETALFLRESEIAHGAGAGAPPVVSKALARRLRQLAAVARKTK
- a CDS encoding DUF4118 domain-containing protein; its protein translation is MKVRNASLWAPAGMRRWAYAAGALVLALAVRLALHPLLGPVMPGTAFAIAAVLVEYYLGLAPALTVMLLGLVIADFLFVPPYGSLDNFLVIERGDVVLLISYPLVTLLVIVLVERLRRAQYRAGLVTAVAQSRYEMLLRQDNERALARRAVDETHRLLRYLAQYQQALILIKALERDAVQRAQVGQSVDAPLPFDGEVAPGPLHAELHPDDIQRVTHALSAGSHRVRIRSAALGGDFRLAPCICERFTTHAGDFLVLRTEEA
- a CDS encoding sulfonate ABC transporter substrate-binding protein, translating into MRHGHPIPPNHDSTADLPDDGARRRDWLKAAAAAALALARPAGLAGAGLAALGASGAALAAGETTLRIGYQKYGNFVVLKARGTLEKRLAPLGVTVRWIEFPGGPQLLEGLAAGAVDIGTVGETPPIFAQAGKVDFVYIGAEPPAPKGEAIVVPHDSPIRSVAELRGKKVALNRGSNVHYLLVKALQEAKLDYREIQPVYLAPADGRAAFEQRAIDAWVIWDPYLAAVERQTGARTLRNGEGIVRNTQYYLASRAFAGAHPELVRAVLAEIDATDAWAREHVPEVAAQLSPLVGLDAPTLELALGRATYHVEPVGDATLAYQQQIADAFTALKLIPGKLDVTQARWAGH